One window of the Tubulanus polymorphus chromosome 11, tnTubPoly1.2, whole genome shotgun sequence genome contains the following:
- the LOC141912922 gene encoding FMRFamide peptide receptor frpr-18-like: MGNKFELIFDRLNMSDAARSRCLQVHHLNVFHFYVNVCAIAPVAVVGVLLNVVNIVILGRQKLAPAAVFMLKTLAVLDIGVLVSAFVYFVARYSYGNRGVSAHGFRYAGWGFNLYLAKSVDPIYNSLLQPRNWCLVLISLDRLLITLAPLKAHVWSTRRRAVQSLVGIVGAVLLLQSLNYTFVQKYSFFVTFNACTGERQVRTKRTSSLSNALFYIIDHVFYIVCNVTLPLVLLIVINFALIVCLIKSARFRRTMMNSGTDSTASGHRQITKMVVGIVVVFVICEATPSIDRIVKLCLQFGYPRSIQMKLAYLRRVGLFLVVLDSSLNFFIYFTTNSKFHAEVLQLFSRAMIRNRLGLVVQS, from the coding sequence ATGGGCAATAAATTCGAACTGATATTTGACCGACTGAACATGAGCGACGCGGCCCGTTCGCGATGTCTACAAGTGCACCACCTGAACGTGTTTCATTTCTACGTTAACGTTTGCGCCATCGCTCCGGTGGCCGTCGTCGGCGTTCTACTTAACGTCGTCAACATCGTCATACTGGGCAGACAGAAACTAGCCCCGGCCGCCGTGTTCATGCTGAAAACCCTAGCCGTTCTCGACATCGGCGTTTTGGTGTCGGCGTTCGTCTACTTCGTGGCGCGTTATTCATACGGTAATCGGGGCGTTAGCGCGCACGGTTTTCGCTACGCGGGCTGGGGTTTCAATTTGTACCTGGCCAAAAGCGTCGACCCCATTTACAACTCTTTGCTGCAGCCTCGTAACTGGTGTCTCGTGCTCATCTCCCTCGATCGCCTGCTGATCACGTTAGCGCCTTTGAAAGCGCACGTTTGGTCGACTCGTAGACGCGCCGTTCAAAGTCTGGTCGGTATCGTCGGCGCCGTTCTGTTGCTCCAATCCCTGAACTACACTTTCGTTCAGAAGTACAGTTTTTTCGTTACGTTCAACGCGTGCACCGGTGAACGCCAGGTAAGGACGAAACGCACCAGTTCGCTGTCGAACGCGCTGTTCTATATCATCGATCACGTGTTCTACATCGTCTGCAACGTGACGTTGCCGCTCGTGTTGCTGATCGTCATCAATTTCGCTTTGATCGTTTGTCTCATCAAAAGCGCCCGGTTTCGACGAACGATGATGAACAGCGGAACGGACTCGACCGCGTCGGGGCATCGCCAAATCACGAAAATGGTCGTCGGCATAGTGGTCGTGTTCGTCATTTGCGAAGCGACGCCCTCTATAGACAGAATCGTGAAGTTATGTCTACAATTCGGGTACCCTCGTTcgattcaaatgaaattagcCTATCTGAGAAGAGTCGGTTTATTTCTGGTCGTGCTCGACAGTTCgttgaatttcttcatttattttacGACCAATTCGAAGTTTCACGCCGAGGTTTTGC